TCCTTTTTTTCATTTGTTTGATGTCTGATTTTCCAAATAAGAATTTTGATTTGCATCCTTATCGGTTTTATTAAACGCATGCACAATACCCGCGCAATAGTTCTTTAAGCCCACTACATCTGCCCCTATACTTACAAAATGATACCCCATAGCAGTCAACTCATCAAGATTATCGGTACTTCCTACCGTACCGGCAAACTTGCCATGTTTATTGGCTACTTCAGCCACTCTTTTCCTGGTTTCAATGATCTTAGGGTTTTGCCAGTCTCCCGGAGCGCCGATACTCTGACTAAAATCGCCGGGGCCAAAGAAGAGCATATCAAAACCTTCCAGTGCGGCAATAGCTTCCAGCTCATCGAGTGGTTCAACATCTTCAATCTGTAATACTATAAATCTTTCTTCATTAGCCTGTTTCAGGTAATCATTAAAATCCAGGGAGGTATATGCACCATCTGTGTTACCACCATCTATGGGCCTGCGGCCAATTGGATGAAAGCGTGTCATTTGTATTACTTTCCTGGCATCTTCCAGTCCCATTATATGCGGCACCATAATACCGGTAGCGTCCAGTTCCAGCGGTTTAATATAATCGCTGTATCCACCGCGCGATACCCTTACCATTATATCGGTATTATGCGCTTTTGTTGCCCAGATATTTGCAGCAACAATTGACCAGTCCTGGCCGATATGTTCCTGGTCTATCCAGATACAATCGAACCCGGAAATAGCCGCCACCTCAGACACTCTTGCATCCGATAAATTTATTTTAAAGCAACTGGTCGTTTTGCCGGCCCTCAGCTGCCGGAGTACCCGGCTTTTTCTCATTTGCATGGAAAGTATTTTAAGATTTATTATTACTGTTCCGCCTTCTCAGCAGTTCCAGGTTTCACCAGATACAACAGGAAAGCACAGATAATCAAAATAAAAGCAGCAGACCGGTATATCATTCCCAGGTTTATATCTGCATCACGCAGCAAGCCACCTGCATACAATCCGGCTCCGCCAATAATTGTAGCGAACATATTCAGCACCCCATACCCCGTAGCACGATAACGGGGGTCTGCCACCAGGCAAAGGATAGGCATCATATTCGCATCTGTAAATGTACGTGTGACACCATAAATCATAAAAAAAACAATGGCAACCGGAAGGATGGCCGTATTGCCCGCTATAAATACACAGGGCGCTGCTATGCAAAGTCCGATTACAGGCACCATTACCCGCGCCCTGGGATTGTTTTTACTCCAGCGGTCAGCTAAAAATCCTCCTAACAGTAATCCAACAATGGAGGCCGGATAAAAATAGCCTGTAGCATACAAACCAGCCATTCCCTGTGAAAGATTAAACTGTTCTTTATAATACGTGGGCAACCATCCCATAATCATCCAGCCTACTATGCCCATCAATCCCCAGAAGAAAAGCATGTAGATAAAAGCTCTCCGGCTAAACAAGTCCTTAATAGCCTCTAAAAACCTGACCTTAGTCGCCTCTTCCCCGGCAGGTATATCCGCCTTTTCCACGGGAGCATCCTTCAGCGTGAATGCCAGGATAATTGAATAAGCTATGCCGATAATGCCAAAAATATAGAACGCAAAAGTCCATTCATGTTTTTCCGCAATCCACCCACCAACAAAGCCCAGGCTTTGCCCGATCATAATACCGGCAATATGAATACCGGAAGCCAGTGAACGCGTAGACCCGCGGTGATAATCTACGATCAGTGCCAGCGCCGCCGGAATATAACAGGCTTCACTGATCCCCATCAATGCCCGCGTAGCTAACAAGCCTTCAAAAGTTGTTACGTATGAAGTTAACCAGGTTACCGCCGACCATACAAACAAACTCACGATAATAACCCGGCTACGCTTAAATCTGTCCGCAAGAAATCCGGCAAATGGACTTAGCAAACCATACACCCATAGAAAAACAGAAGTCAGCAGTCCGAATTGTCCATCGGTCATTGGCATATCTTCTACAATAGAACTCCTCATCGTGGTGATCATGGAGCGATCTATATAGTTTAATGCGCCTACAACAGAAAGTAATGCAACAACAAGCCATGCTCCTTTAGCCAATTTTTTAATCGCAGGTTTATCGATAACTGATGAATTTCCAAGCATACTCGTTTTAAATTAAACAAATGAAATGAATGCACTACGATAATGGTTTCAAACAACGGGAGGAACAAAGCCCTGTCAGATAAATAAGCTAATTAAACTTTATAGAATATAAATCTGCATCTTTCATATAAATACGCAGTCTGACAGGCTTTCCAGCGATTTTACTTACACTTTCATTCCCATTCCATGACACTATTCTCTTTATTTCATTTCCAATGATTATTTGCGCATCTTTTAAGGTATATCCGGGAATAGCCTTCCCTTTTTCATCCTGAATTTCAATGCGGATTTCACCCGCAGCAGAAGTGGAGTAGTTAATTTCAAGTTCCTTACCTGAAAATACAAATGGTTTTGTGAGCATCTCTCCCCCATTATAGGGGGCGGACAACGACGAAAATCCATCTATTCTTAAAGAAAACCTTTTCAGATGGGCGGAGTGTTGTGCATAGTTCTCGTTGACATATACAGACATCTCTACCGGGCTGGTTTGTACAACATTTAATGCCGGATAATTAGAGCGAGATACCCAGTTCTCCAAACCAATTCCCGGCCTGATAAACGATTCCATGAAGGTTCTGCTATACTCATTGCCCCCACGGGTAGACAACAGAACGGCATCAGAACAATCTTTATAATAAGAGGGATTTACATTCAATTTAATAGCCTCCTTATCAGCAACAACCTGGCGATCAGGCATAAAACGAGCGCCAATAGCCACGTAAATGTGTGGTGCTCTGTAGTAAGGGCTTGTTTGGTGCGTATAGAGGTGCTCCGGCGGTGTATCACCAAATTCCATCGGAACAGGCGTTGTCCAGTTTATAAAGTCCTGGGACGTAGACCTACTAACAGATCTGAATTTATCTTTTGTCCATGTACGAAAATAACATACATACTTTTGCTCACTTTCAG
The Chitinophaga sp. MM2321 DNA segment above includes these coding regions:
- a CDS encoding aldolase/citrate lyase family protein — translated: MQMRKSRVLRQLRAGKTTSCFKINLSDARVSEVAAISGFDCIWIDQEHIGQDWSIVAANIWATKAHNTDIMVRVSRGGYSDYIKPLELDATGIMVPHIMGLEDARKVIQMTRFHPIGRRPIDGGNTDGAYTSLDFNDYLKQANEERFIVLQIEDVEPLDELEAIAALEGFDMLFFGPGDFSQSIGAPGDWQNPKIIETRKRVAEVANKHGKFAGTVGSTDNLDELTAMGYHFVSIGADVVGLKNYCAGIVHAFNKTDKDANQNSYLENQTSNK
- a CDS encoding MFS transporter translates to MLGNSSVIDKPAIKKLAKGAWLVVALLSVVGALNYIDRSMITTMRSSIVEDMPMTDGQFGLLTSVFLWVYGLLSPFAGFLADRFKRSRVIIVSLFVWSAVTWLTSYVTTFEGLLATRALMGISEACYIPAALALIVDYHRGSTRSLASGIHIAGIMIGQSLGFVGGWIAEKHEWTFAFYIFGIIGIAYSIILAFTLKDAPVEKADIPAGEEATKVRFLEAIKDLFSRRAFIYMLFFWGLMGIVGWMIMGWLPTYYKEQFNLSQGMAGLYATGYFYPASIVGLLLGGFLADRWSKNNPRARVMVPVIGLCIAAPCVFIAGNTAILPVAIVFFMIYGVTRTFTDANMMPILCLVADPRYRATGYGVLNMFATIIGGAGLYAGGLLRDADINLGMIYRSAAFILIICAFLLYLVKPGTAEKAEQ